The proteins below are encoded in one region of Hordeum vulgare subsp. vulgare unplaced genomic scaffold, MorexV3_pseudomolecules_assembly, whole genome shotgun sequence:
- the LOC123417016 gene encoding NAD(P)H-quinone oxidoreductase subunit 2 A, chloroplastic encodes MIWHVQNENFILDSTRIFMKAFHLLLFNGSFIFPECILIFGLILLLMIDSTSDQKDRPWFYFISSTSLVISITALLFRWREEPIISFSGNFQTNNFNEIFQFLILLCSTLCIPLSVEYIECTEMAITEFLLFVLTATLGGMFLCGANDLITIFVAPECFSLCSYLLSGYTKRDLRSNEATMKYLLMGGASSSILVHGFSWLYGSSGGEIELQEIVNGLINTQMYNSPGISIALISITVGLGFKLSPAPFHQWTPDVYEGSPTPVVAFLSVTSKVAASASATRILDIPFYFSSNEWHLLLEILAILSMILGNLLAITQTSMKRMLAYSSIGQIGYVIIGIIVGDSNDGYASMITYMLFYISMNLGTFACIVLFGLRTGTDNIRDYAGLYMKDPFLALSLALCLLSLGGLPPLAGFFGKLYLFWCGWQAGLYFLVSIGLLTSVLSIYYYLKIIKLLMTGRNQEITPYVRNYRRSPLRSNNSIELSMTVCVIASTIPGISMNPILAIAQDTLF; translated from the exons ATGATCTGGCATGTACAGAATGAAAACTTCATTCTCGATTCTACGAGAATTTTTATGAAAGCGTTTCATTTGCTTCTCTTCAATGGAAGTTTCATTTTCCCAGAATGTATCCTAATTTTTGGCCTAATTCTTCTTCTGATGATCGATTCAACCTCTGATCAAAAAGATAGACCTTGGTTCTATTTCATCTCTTCAACAAGTTTAGTAATAAGCATAACGGCCCTATTGTTCCGATGGAGAGAAGAACCTATAATTAGCTTTTCGGGAAATTTCCAAACGAACAATTTCAACGAAATCTTTCAATTTCTCATTTTATTATGTTCAACTTTATGTATTCCTCTATCCgtagagtacattgaatgtacagaAATGGCTATAACAGAGTTTCTGTTATTCGTATTAACAGCTACTCTAGGGGGAATGTTTTTATGTGGTGCTAACGATTTAATAACTATCTTTGTAGCTCCAGAATGTTTCAGTTTATGTTCCTACCTATTGTCTGGATATACCAAGAGAGATCTACGGTCTAATGAGGCTACTATGAAATATTTACTCATGGGTGGGGCAAGCTCTTCTATTCTGGTTCATGGTTTCTCTTGGCTATATGGTTCATCTGGGGGGGAGATCGAGCTTCAAGAAATTGTGAACGGTCTTATCAATACACAAATGTATAACTCCCCAGGAATTTCAATTGCGCTTATATCCATCACTGTAGGACTTGGGTTCAAGCTTTCCCCAGCCCCTTTTCATCAATGGACTCCTGACGTCTACGAAGGA TCCCCCACTCCAGTCGTTGCTTTTCTTTCTGTTACTTCGAAagtagctgcttcagcttcagccacgcgaattctcgatattcctttttatttctcatcaaacgaatggcatcttcttctggaaatcctagctattcttagcatgattttgGGGAATCTCCTTGCTATTACTCAAACAAGCATGAAACGTATGCTTGCATATTCGTCCATAGGGCAAATCGGATATGTAATTATTGGAATAATTGTTGGAGACTCAAATGATGGATATGCAAGCATGATAACTTATATGCTGTTCTATATCTCCATGAATCTAGGAACTTTTGCTTGCATTGTATTATTTGGTCTACGTACCGGAACTGATAACATTCGAGATTATGCAGGATTATACATGAAAGATCCTTTTTTGGCTCTCTCTTTAGCCCTATGTCTCTTATCCCTAGGAGGCCTTCCTCCACTAGCAGGTTTCTTCGGAAAACTCTATCTATTCTGGTGTGGATGGCAAGCAGGCCTATATTTCTTGGTTTCAATAGGACTCCTTACGAGCGTTCTTTCTATCTACTATTATCTAAAAATAATCAAGTTATTAATGACTGGACGAAACCAAGAAATAACCCCTTATGTGCGAAATTATAGAAGATCCCCTTTAAGATCAAACAATTCCATCGAATTGAGTATGACTGTATGTGTGATAGCATCTACTATACCAGGAATATCAATGAACCCCATTCTTGCAATTGCTCAGGATACCCTCTTTTAG